AACAAATTGCATCTGGATAGTGTTTAGAGACGTGTGATTTGAGAGTTTTTATTCGTTTAAATATTATATCCAGGTCTCGCTTCATATCCAGAAGAGTTCGGGTGTGGTTTTTAAACTGTTCAATTTTCTCATCGTAATGGTTGGAAGATAATTTGTTAAAACTTCTCAACATCTCGTTTGTCTTTTCAAAGCGATTCAGCATATGTTTCTGAGTTGATACAATTTCAGTGACGTCATCTTTGTTGACAAGAGAAGCCATTAAATGAACGAAAGTATCCGACCCTGGAGTCTCTGACGTCACTTCCTCTGTCTGGGTGTTTGACTGTGAAGTTGAGCTGCTACTGGCAGTTTCTTGACCCTCCATTATGTCTACCGTTACCTAGTAAGTCCACACCATTCAACAGATCCTTGCGTTCAAAAATTAATCCCGAACGGCAACAAATTTGACACGCCTTTCAGTTATTCCACGAATATCGGAATAACATAACAGTTAACACCCAAGTTCATTTTGAGGTCACTTATCATGCGAGAAAATATTTCACCAAAGGCAAACGATGAGAAATATTTATCAGTTCACCCCGAAAAACGTCTCAGACGACCTCAAATAACGCTGATTCAACCAACATTCCGAGATGAATTTTGCAGAACAACTGTGGAGTTGATCGACGAATGATGACCGGAAGTTCAGAACTATTAACCGGAAAAAGCGCCAACATGCGACCTATATTGGTCACGTGAGGAAAGAAGAACGAACGATCGTCTAATTTCATAAGTTTTTGTCTTACGTAGTTGATATGTATTTAAATCATTTGTACTAAAATCTTAGCGTTTCTGAAATTTTATGTAGCTGGAGAGTAACAAGGAATTCTCATGTCTGCGCTGAGTACCCTACATCCACAGGTAAGAGATATATTTGCTGAAAAATATACGAAAAACTCGACATTTCAGTGATGTGTACACGACCTCGACGACAAGCTTATGCAagattagtcctgcttgcatacggaggaattcgggactcgattctgacaattgtccctccccctccgtcCTGCGAAGAGCCAGCCGTGAAATACGGACTTACAAAAAATGCCGGTAACTAAGGAATAAAATCgcccagtggtcaaatattagcaataaatctatTATTTAGTCGGTTTACCTCATTTTGACTGCAAAAGTCCTATAGCAGATGaccaaaactatcaaaatcggaacttttcaaaTTCTATCGTAAATTTAATCACTTCTCCTTACGTACGTCGGCGCAAGTGTCTCTGGGTAATTATTCATTCACTCGACGATATCAAATGTGGCGGTGTTACGAGGGTTACTTGAATGTTGCAGTTCGCACTTGAAAAGGTCCGATTTCGACGCTTTTTGTGATCTGAGCAGGGAATACTACCGTCAGAGGAATCGAAATGGCGTAGATATTCGATCGGTTGCAAATATTTGATCGGTCGGTAGGTAATTCTTTTGCAATTGGCGCGGGTACATTTTGCTGGCGGTGTAGTAATAGGCAAACTCTATTGCTCTTTGCAtgacggtgtttagagtcaagtcagtaatacagactcgtgcaccgtcatggaagcaggactaaTGCAAGATGGGATGAGTGTGTGTTCATTTACGTAGTCGCCAGATCGGAAGAATATTGTCCTAAATCGCATTTCCTGAAACGTGTATTTCTGTTCTTCCGTATTTCTGGATGTATCGTATCGTACCGAAGTATATTTTGATGAAAGTGTCTGGAGCGCAGTATGTTCCCTTGAAAAGTCACGTTCAATAGCACATGTTCCCCCCCGGCCACCACACTGGTGTTTGTTTAAATTGTAACaaattttgaattctaacaaaCCATCTTACTGCATAAAACGAGTGAAATATTCTACAACATGTTGCTATTCCCAGCACACATTTGTAATATCGACGACAATACCATTTTTGATCAATACCTCATGTAAACTGTTCATGTCTGAGTGGTCATCAGCCGCTGTGTTTAGTTTATATCACAGGGCCTGGCACTTACGTGTAAGGGTTTACTAATATATAGAAATTGACACTTTCAATTCCAAGTTCATGAGAGGAAGTGGAGAAGTTTCTTCCAATATTCGGTTCACTTAGTCAGTGTTGTCATACTCGatacaaacattgaaaaataaGCATATCACATTTATTTGGTAAAACTATAACtgtaaacttagatattttCACAACTAGAAAATTATTCGATTATACAGTCTTCACGATTATACAGTCTTCAGTTATGTCAGCAATCTTCAATTGAAGTGATATACGACAATGTTATTACATTGAACTATGATAGCTGTCTGAGAAATTAGCATTATTCCTTACAGGTGTAGAGTTTTCCCCAGACCTGTAGTTCTGTACGAAGTATTTGGTTACTAAAATTACTTTTATATAATTACCATAATTTGTATTTGACTTGTTTTACAGCAATTGGCAAGTCTGCCATTAGCTCAGTTAGCCATAGCTTGCAACTCTCTGAAGAACACAGTCACAACATGTGCATCAGCATTCAAACCAAGTAAACAacagcaaaaacaacaacaacaacatgtcaAACAACAACTAACCGAGACCAAAGTAGAGAATGTGACATCAGTGGAGGAAACATTGTGTGCAGAAAGTTCACAAAATGTAAGTAAGATAGAGTAGTGTTTAGATGATTCAAATTGTGTGGTCACTGTAGTACTAAGTGTCGCtcccaaactatggaactctaTGCCCCCCCCGCCCCCCTGACATTCACCAAGCCTGTGTCGCtcccaaactatggaactctaTGCCCCCCTGACATTCACCAAGCCTGTGTCGCtcccaaactatggaactctaTGCCCCCCTGACATTCACCAAGCCTCCAACCTGGAtggtttcaaaacaaaactgaagacttatttaaATAACTTCATCAAagcctatggtgtgctttagccatcctaccaggtccccaattatacagctgggtggactgaggcgcaatcatggttcaaatcttgcccaaggattttagccattcagaaacaggGCTGGAACCTGCAAAATCTTTGCACTTCACAAAGTAAATTTTTGATAACTTTTTTGATATAGTttgttacaggtcaatacatcAGAGTTGGGATTAAATAACCTACCAATCATATACTCTGTTACAGGTGAAAGTCAATCTATCAGAATTAGGTTTAGATAACCTACCAGTTGATTGGCTATCAGAATGTCAACTACCAGTGACTAAAGCTATGACATCATCTCATTGGCACACGTCACATGTCTCGGCTGatacattctttgaaaataaatatggtaAGTGTCTCTAAAGGAACTCTACTACTTTGAGTTCTATTAGACTACATACCATGTCTATGGAAATGAAATTCTTACTGATACAGATATGGATTTTGTCAGACAAGGTTGTGTGGCAATGTTGGTAAGAATTTTGTAGAGagtcagatgataaaatatagcagtgttggtaagaaTTTTGTAGAGAGTCAGAGGATAAAATAtagctgttggtaagatttttgtagaGAGCCAGATGCTAAAATatagcagtgttggtaagaaTTTTATtgaaccagatgataaaatgtaatgatgttggtaagatttttgttgaaccagatgataaaatgtaatgatgttggtaagaaatttgttgaaccagatgataaaatgtaatgatgttggtaagaattttgttgaaccagacatTGTGTTTAAGATTTATTGATTataattgtaattatgaaataatgtaaaattaagtcaaatagtaataatattgaatgaattgtctcaaatttcatttacacaTTACATACACCAATGGCGTAAAtgtgtgttgtcatgatgtacCATGATCAGCCGATAGCTcttatattttctgttcaaattcAAGTTTACACTGAGATTGTGTATATAAATAATGGCATGAAGTTAAAGACAGTAGCTATAGTCGTGTAAAATTATCTTCTTGtcttggaatggtatgaatattaagTTCAGCCAGCTGTTTAAATACTGGTGACCactggttgctatgttactaTTTCTATTTGTGCATTGTAAAATAAGTTGTTATAATTGTCATTTGCAGGTTTTACTATACAAAATCTCTACAGTGCAAACCATGGAGTAAACCCCAGACATATACTTACCAACATACTATCATCAGTTCAAAATAGTCCTAGAACTCACTGGCTGCCAACATCAGGTACgttgacattacatgtacacagtccTAAACATTAGTACAACAGCTATAGATAATGTAGTCCCTACAATGAAATCACTGGTGTAAGGGAAGTACACTGAATTGCATGCCTGTCTTACTTTCACATCTACTTTCTCATTGATATTCAAATCAGGTGAAAGTGATTGTGAGGTGCAACATGATATAAACCTTGTGGGCTTTACTTCAAAGTAGCAGACATTTACACCTAATATGTTCAGAGTTCTTGTCAATCTATTGTCCAGACTTGTGGTCAATCCAGTACACCAACACCAAACCATATTACAACTATTACAAACTAAcagttactttgttttatttcagtatTTGAACAAAGGAGAGGATTTAAAACTAAAAGATCATCTACAGTATCCAGACTGACAACATCAAGTCTTAAAGTAGACACTAATACAGATACAGCTACAAGTAGTTTGGATGGTATTTTACAGGTtggtatttttttctcttttccgTGACAGCACATTCTTTTAGAGTATGTGGAACCTCATTAGAGTAAGTAAATATGTTACCTGATATCACCTCTCTATGCAATCTGAATGACTGCATAAATCATAAATAGACAACTTGGTGTAATAAACTTTATCAATTGATAACTATCATAATTACTGCATGGTTTGTACTGAATAGATTTTGTATGATTTTGTCATTAGAGTTTAAGTTCTAAGGAGAAAGAACAATTGTCAGAGAAGATAGATAAAGCATTGAAGGCAGAAAAGATACAGGATAGTGAAAGAGATTCATTCAAGACTGGATTTGTAGACGGTTATCTTCGATCTCAGAAGGAAATGAAGAAATCAGGTCAGTGTAAGGACGACTTTAATAATGTACATTATAGTTGAGATACAGAGGGGGAGGGACGGGACAGAGGGTCAGACAGACGGAGACTAACAGAAAGAGACAGCGATGGAGGGAAGACCAATGAATTGACTCAATGATTGAGAACGCTGTAATGTGCCAAAACATACGGGTATAGTACTTCAGAGTAATCTGTTCGAAAGAAGCTCGAGcatagagtgcagacaatgaTGTGATCATTATTGTtgggtggttctctttctttcaattgcgaatgttgagtgttatattgtaagatggattctggttggctactcgtaagtacaAGATTGTGgtcgggaaaacctatggtttTATGTCAGCTGATATGTAATgggcactcacaaaagaacaagcgacagtaaacgtaacagccaaaaagaaatagtgcagtgtacactacatcggattttaatcagattgatatacatgtatgtaacaggcactcacaaaagaacaaatgacagtaaacgtaacagccaaaaagaaatagtgcagtgtacactacatcggattttaatcagattgatgtatgtaacgagcactcacaaaaggacaaacgacagtaaacgtaacagccaaaaagaaatagtgcagtgtacactacatcgaaTTGGTCACTACCATGTTGAGGAAACCCCCTTTATGTCTTCAACTAAACAATGCCACAAATGGTAGTTGAAGACCACGACAACAAATAAGAGAGAGTATTTTATCACTAGATGTGTAGTCTTAGTCATTAATACTTACAACTCTGATTTCAAATCATTCTTACAGATAACTACAGTCGATGGATGAGTATCATATTAATCGCCATTATCCTTTATTGTGTCTATAAGCTATCCATTATAGGTAAGTACTTAGCATATTTTGTACTctagttgccatggttataGTCATTCCCAATGGGAGTATCACATATGGTTATAGTCATTCCCAATGGGAGTATCACATATGGTTGCCTTACTTCAGTGAGACCTTGTTACACCTGTAAAGTTCAGTGTTAAACATTTTTGAACTTCTTGACAGAAGGCTTGTAAATATTGGACCCCGGTAATGAAGAAATCCagtgtacatttattttcagaaaatatgaaCAGTTTGCCTAAAGATATTTGTCGAATTTTGTTAGACACTTAAACAAACAGGAACGGACTTGACTAGTTGCTAGACAACTAATTTCCATTTTTCCCATTTTCCTATCTTGTTGAAATTATTgtatgaatttttttatgtatttgtatcttattattattattattgttatgcCTTTTGTATCTGGGAAATAAAGCATTATTATAGATGTTGACATGAAATGTGTTGTCATGGATACCACAGTTACATGGCTGTAGAAAACAGAGTCATGAAATTGGTATACCTCATaagtttgtaaataaaaattacattttaaaatggaGAAAACCAGAACTATTTGTACTTGCCGAGAATAACACTAGAATTAAAAGttgattttaaaaagtaatttaATTGGTATTAAAGTATTCGTAGTTTTTGTGGAATGGAAACTTTTCTAAGAAGTAGGAACAACATGCAGAAACATACCTAAAAATTTTGAATCTAAAATCAAACACGAACTTATACTTGTAAGCTGTAAACTTTTGAATATTGTTGGAAGAACTCTATTCTTTAAGTGGACTTGTAAAAATTCTTGttcattttctttatatttgtaCATCCCTACAGCACGGGTGTCAATCACTACTGCCCAAGTTGATACTATGAATGTCAAGAATGTCAGCTTTGATGATGTCAAAGGGGTAagttacacatattttgatgaTGTCAGAGGGGTAAGGTACACATATTTTGATGATGTCAAAGGGGTTAGTTACACATATTTGATGTCAGAGGGGTAACTACttacacatattttgatgaTGTCAAAGGGGTAagttacacatattttgatgaTGTCAAAGGGGTAAGTTACACATTTTGATGATGTCGGGTTagttacacatattttgatgaCGTCAAAAGGGTAAGTTACACATATTTTGGTGATGTCAGAGGGTAAATTTACACAACTTCTAATGATGTCATAGAAATTATTTATATACTTGTTCATTTAGTAACTTGCTGGACAAAAAATCTTAATGCTAGACACATAGCTATGAAAGTGATAGTACTTAATGTTAGACACATAGCTATGAAAATGATAATACTTAATGCTAGACACATAGCTATGAAAATAATAGTActtaattatataatttgatattggATGACAGGTGGAGGAAGCTAAGAATGAACTACAGGATATCGTATCATTTCTAAAAGACCCTGAGAAGTATACAGCCTTGGGTGGAAAATTACCTAAAGGTGAGTAAAGTATACAGCCTTGGGTGGAAAATTACCTAAAGGTGAGTAAGACAGTGTTAATAAGTCTTGGCTTGGTCTAGTcagtttcttgagatagtaacaccaagacaagtctctgggtgtagagagtttcttgagatagtaacaccaagacaagtctttaggtgtagagagcttcttgagatagtaacaccaagacaagtctctgtgtatagagagcttcttgagatagtaacaccaagacaagtctttaggtgtagagagcttcttgagatagtaacaccaagacaagtctgtgggtgtagagagcttcttgagatagtaacaccaagacaagtctctgggtgtagagagtttcttgagatagtaacaccaagacaagtctctgggtgtagagagtttcttgagatagtaacaccaagacaagtctctgggtgtagagagtTTCTTGaaatagtaacaccaagacaagtctttaggtgtagagagcttcttgagatagtaacaccaagacaagtctctgtgtatagagagcttcttgagatagtaacaccaagacaagtctttaggtgtagagagcttcttgagatagtaacaccaagacaagtctgtgggtgtagagagcttcttgagatagtaacaccaagacaagtctctgggtgtagagagtttcttgagatagtaacaccaagacaagtctctgggtgtagagagtttcttgagatagtaacaccaagacaagtctttaggtgtagagagcttcttgagatagtaacaccaagacaagtctctgggtgtagagagtttcttgagatagtaacaccaagacaagtctctgggtatAGAGAaattcttgagatagtaacaccaagacaagtctctgggtgtagagagtttcttgagatagtaacaccaagacaagtctctgggtatAGAGAaattcttgagatagtaacaccaagacaagtctctgggtgtagagagtttcttgagatagtaacaccaagacaagtctctgggtatAGAGAaattcttgagatagtaacaccaagacaagtctctgggtgtagagagtttcttgagatagtaacaccaagacaagtatCTGGGTATAGAGAaattcttgagatagtaacaccaagacaagtctctgggtgtagagagtttcttgagatagtaacaccaagacaagtctctgggtgtagaCAACTTCTTCAAGGCAAGACAGCGTGTAAAAAGTTCCTTAAGATAGTAACActaagacaagtctctgggtgtagagagtttcttaagatagtaacaccaagacaagtctctgggctactcAGACTGGACTAATTGTGGTTTAATACAAACGTTGTTTACAACTGTGATTAATTCATGTTTATGTAGAGAAAACCATTACATTCATACAATGCACTATTTGAGATATCATGTTTACAATTTCCATATAAGGTAATGATTTGTGAATATGTTAATTTGCTCTGTAGGTgtaatttccatatatggtaatgatTTGTGAATGTTACTTTACTCTATAGGTgtaatttccatatatggtaatgatTTGTGAATATGTTAATTTACTCTATAGGTGTAATTTCCATATAAGGTAATGATTTGTGA
This portion of the Glandiceps talaboti chromosome 19, keGlaTala1.1, whole genome shotgun sequence genome encodes:
- the LOC144450297 gene encoding kxDL motif-containing protein 1-like, giving the protein MEGQETASSSSTSQSNTQTEEVTSETPGSDTFVHLMASLVNKDDVTEIVSTQKHMLNRFEKTNEMLRSFNKLSSNHYDEKIEQFKNHTRTLLDMKRDLDIIFKRIKTLKSHVSKHYPDAICSVEENIVKMGLESEKEDGGE